One genomic segment of Hordeum vulgare subsp. vulgare chromosome 2H, MorexV3_pseudomolecules_assembly, whole genome shotgun sequence includes these proteins:
- the LOC123431361 gene encoding patatin-like protein 2: MAPAAAATKQDGELRILCIDGGGIRGLIPAKILEYLEAELQRIEGSSTARLADYFDYIVGTSTGALVTTMLAAPDKDNRPLCTAKEIIDLYLEEGAGIFTNEHKATWAQVVLEAVLLYIKYYDGDNKTLRSLHDMLAVGLAIEPLLRPILDALIHANGGGLQQLAAAPHDPDDAASNGDEAPPANMEDCIQEHAGAILQAMCRAQGLALDSTPFDECIKEFVEGLRMTLLNPDFVRYALLRPKYDGEGLRKVVRGKLGDRKLKETVTNVIVPTFDIKRNQPVVFSTSKAQQDRVMNPNLSDICIAATAAPTFFPAHKFYIINLCPLNFELEEFNLIDAGMFANNPTTVAMNEVWRMIDRGEHLPVEGLSPMDCSKLRILSVGTGVVNHSYTADECNWWGVLPWMYNVRNKTQPLVDTLMYATGSLVDYNVALLFKSQGYEDHYLRIQEDHLDPSLGAMDDTSSMEKLIETGENLLDRQVYRTDCETREYRPVKGAGTNKEALTKLAEQLVAERRRREATAPPMLLMSVTEIATVVEPRPKRLKPTYVVQ; the protein is encoded by the exons ATGGCGCCTGCTGCTGCAGCAACGAAGCAAGATGGGGAGCTGAGGATCCTCTGCATCGACGGTGGTGGCATCCGTGGCCTCATCCCGGCCAAGATCCTGGAGTACCTCGAAGCCGAGCTCCAGAGGATTGAGGGGTCGTCGACGGCCAGGCTCGCCGACTACTTCGACTACATCGTCGGCACCAGCACCGGCGCCCTCGTCACCACCATGCTGGCCGCCCCCGACAAGGACAACCGCCCACTCTGCACGGCCAAGGAGATCATCGACCTCTACCTCGAAGAGGGTGCAGGAATCTTCACAAACGAGCACAAGGC GACATGGGCTCAGGTGGTGCTGGAGGCCGTGCTCCTCTACATCAAGTACTACGATGGCGACAACAAGACCCTGCGGTCCTTGCACGACATGCTCGCAGTCGGGTTGGCCATCGAGCCCTTGCTCCGCCCCATCCTCGACGCGCTGATCCACGCCAACGGTGGCGGCCTGCAGCAGCTAGCCGCGGCACCCCATGACCCTGACGATGCAGCGAGCAACGGCGATGAGGCGCCGCCGGCGAATATGGAGGACTGCATCCAGGAACATGCTGGAGCCATCCTGCAGGCGATGTGCCGTGCGCAGGGTCTGGCGCTGGACTCGACGCCTTTCGATGAGTGCATCAAGGAGTTCGTGGAGGGCCTGCGCATGACGCTGCTGAACCCGGATTTCGTCAGGTACGCGCTGCTCCGCCCCAAGTACGACGGCGAGGGGCTCCGCAAGGTGGTCAGAGGGAAACTCGGCGACCGCAAGCTTAAGGAAACCGTCACCAACGTCATCGTGCCCACGTTCGACATCAAGCGCAATCAGCCTGTGGTCTTCTCCACCTCTAAG GCGCAACAGGATCGGGTGATGAACCCCAACCTCTCGGACATTTGCATCGCCGCAACTGCCGCGCCAACATTCTTCCCTGCCCACAAGTTCTACATTATAAACTTGTGTCCACTAAATTTCGAATTGGAGGAGTTTAACCTAATTGACGCCGGCATGTTCGCCAACAATCCG ACCACGGTGGCGATGAACGAGGTTTGGAGGATGATCGACCGGGGCGAGCACCTGCCGGTGGAGGGGTTATCGCCCATGGACTGCAGCAAGCTGCGCATCCTCTCCGTCGGCACCGGCGTGGTGAACCACTCCTACACGGCCGACGAGTGCAACTGGTGGGGTGTCCTCCCGTGGATGTACAACGTCCGCAACAAAACCCAGCCGCTGGTCGACACGCTCATGTACGCCACCGGCTCCCTCGTCGACTACAACGTCGCCCTGCTCTTCAAGTCCCAGGGCTACGAGGACCACTACTTGCGCATCCAGGAGGATCACCTGGACCCTTCTCTTGGAGCCATGGACGACACCAGCAGCATGGAGAAGCTCATCGAGACCGGGGAGAACCTCCTGGACAGGCAGGTCTACCGGACGGACTGCGAGACGAGGGAGTACCGGCCGGTGAAGGGCGCGGGGACCAATAAGGAGGCGCTCACCAAGCTCGCCGAGCAGCTGGTCGCCGAGAGGCGCCGAAGGGAGGCTACTGCACCGCCGATGTTGCTGATGAGCGTCACCGAGATTGCCACCGTCGTCGAGCCAAGGCCCAAAAGGCTCAAGCCTACCTACGTCGTGCAGTAA